The genomic interval ACAGATGTCCGTTTCCAAATTGTGATTGGATATGTGAAACGCTGACCAATCACCACTGCGAGACGGTTCACGGAATGAATCGTCGCGAGATGGTCCGAAAATACGGCGCTCCACGCAGGGTTTTTGTGGATCATACTGCCCGGCGGGAGAATATGCGGCTGTTCACTTCGCTGCCGCCTTTGAACAACCAGCATTACCTATGACGCACGTTTGAACGCATCCAACGTTCTTTCGTGCGTTTGTTCTTTTGCAGAGCAGAAAAAACCCCCGATCATTATCATTCGGGGGTTGGGGCATTCCTGTCAGGAACGCTTGTCAATCAGGCCAAGCTGTTCTTTGAGCGCGTACTGGAGGACTTGCGAGAAGTTGATACCGGCCTCCTCAGCCGCATCACGCAGCCATTTTGGCAACGTGCAGTTTTTGGTGACCGCTCTGTTCGCGTCCTCATCGCGGTAGGGCGGCATATAGACTTCGATCATCACGATCCGATCACTGGGATCGAGCAACTCGATCTGATCAGGGGTGGATGGATCCGGTAACTCAATCCCCTGTTCTTCCTGTTCCAATATGAGGTCGGCCAGCATTTCCTTGGCGCGCTTGATCCCATCGATCAAATCTTTCGCGAGGATGGCCGTTCCGGGAAAATCGGGGAAATACATGCCGATCCCGCCGTCTTCTGCTTTTTCAACCACGACCGGGTAGATGAAGTGGTTTTTGTAAGGCATGTTCATCGCTCCTTTGCTGAGTTTTTCGGAGGTATGGGGAGGACACCGGGGTTAGAATTTCACTCCGGATGTCCGTTCAATGCTTTTCAAGGTGCCTTTGGGAATCACTTGGCCGCTGCTGTGAAAACTTATATCAGCGAATCTGGTTGGGTCATCTTTATGTATGTAGCGTTGGTGACTGCCGCGGCCCTTGTGGGTAGGGGACTTGATGAATCCCTCCTCTTTTAATTTTTTAAGGACTTCCCTTACGGTAACCTGTTTCCCCAATCCCGGTACCCCCTTTCTGATATGATTGTAACACGCATAAATAATGCGTGTCAATAAATGTATGCGTGTTTTTTATGCGTGTTTGAAGGGAGGAGCTGGTATCCTTGGAAATTAAGAAAATGCACATCGATAAGCTCGTCCCGGCTCCGTACAATCCGCGACTCGATTTGCGTCCCGGCGATCCGGAGTATGAAAAGCTCCGGCGCTCGATTGAGGAATTTGGCATGGTGGAGCCGATCGTCTGGAATCAAAGGACAGGAAACGTTGTTGGGGGTCACCAGCGGCTGAAAGTCCTTCGCGAGCTTGGCATTGAGGAAATTGAAGTATCGGTCGTTGATCTGGACGAGGACCGGGAGAAAGCACTGAACATCGCGCTCAACAAAATCGAGGGTGATTGGGACAATTTCAAGCTGAAGGAGCTGCTGGAAGAGCTGGACCACGGCGGCATCGACATTGAGCTGACCGGTTTTGATCTGGAGGAAATCGAGCAGCTTATAACGCAATTCCACGTGGAGGAGGAAATCCGGGATGACAATTTTGACCCAGATGAAGCCGTGGAGGAAATCGAGGAGCCGATCTCCCAGCCCGGTGATATCTGGCGCTTGGGTGCCCATTATGTTCTCTGCGGGGACTCCACGAAGCGCGAGGATATTCTCCGGCTGATGAATGGCAAAAAGGCGCACATGGTGTTCACGGACCCGCCGTATAACGTGAATTACGAAGGGACCAACGGGAAGAAAATCAAAAACGACAACATGGGCGACCGGGAGTTCTACGAGTTCCTTCTTGCAGCGTTCCGGAATGCGTATGAGGTGACTGTTGAGGGCGGCGCGATCTATATCGCGCATGCCGATTCGGAAGGAATCAATTTCCGTACAGCTATGGTGGATGCAGGATGGCTGTTGAAACAGTGCCTGATCTGGGTGAAAAACACCATAGTCATGGGGCGGCAGGATTACCACTGGAAGCACGAACCGATACTGTACGGTTGGAAGCCGGGCGGCAGCCATAAGTGGTACGGCGGGAGAAAGCAGTCGACCGTGATTGAGTATCCGGTCGGCCTGACGATCTCGAAGCAAGGCAAGGATCACCTTCTCACGATCACGTCAGGGACCAATTCCGTGGTGCTGAAGGTTCCCGATTTTGAGATTGTCTATCAGGGGACGGATGAAAGCAGCACCATCTGGCGCTTTGAAAAGCCAGCGAAAAATGCGGACCATCCGACCATGAAGCCGATCCCATTGGTCGCAAAAGCCATCCAGAATTCATCGAAGCCCGGCGAGATTGTGTTGGATATGTTCCTTGGATCCGGCTCTACTCTGATTGCTGCAGAGCAAGCGGGCCGGATTTGTTTTGGGGTGGAGTTTGATCCGGTGTACTGCGATGTAATCGTTAAGCGCTGGGAAGCATTCACGGGCCAGAAGGCGGTGAGGCTGGATGGATAAGAAAGCTGGGTGATGTGGATGGCAAGACGAACCAAATTGACACCCGAAATCCAACAGAAGATTGTCGGGGCAATTGCTGCAGGAAATTATCATGAGACGGCTTGTGCTTTGGCAGGCATCCATCCTTCCACGTTTTACAGATGGCTTGAAGAGGGGGCAAAACCAAGAGCCAAAAAGGGATATCGCGAGTTTTGCGAGGCTGTAAAAAAGGCCGAGGCGGCCGCGGAAGCCAAGAGGATCCAGCTGATCACCAAAGCGGCAGAAACAGACTGGAAGGCAGCTGCGTGGTATCTGGAGCGCAAGTATCCGGATCGCTGGGGCAAAAAGGACAAGGTGTCTGCTGAAGTTGAGCATAGCGGGACAGTGGTGAACCGTGAGGAGTACGAAATCAGCATTCGACAACAGATTGTTGCAGACCCGGAATCACGAGAGCTTGTCAAGCAGCTTTGGCGTCGACAAATTGCTCTCGCCGGAATTGATCCGGGAGATAGCGAGGACTGATTACTCGTTCTATGCCGAGTACGTTCACCGGGGCGTGTATCGTCCGGCCCGGCACCATCGGTTGATTTGCTCCTATCTTGAAGCGGTGGAGCGCGGCGACATTACCCGTCTGATGATTTTCATGCCGCCGCGGCACGGGAAGTCCATGACGGTGAGCGAAACGTTCCCGTCTTTTTTCATTGGCAAAAAACCGCATCGGCGCGTGATCGAGGTTTCCTATGGCCAAGATCTGGCGCGGAAATTCGGCCGGGCCAACCGACAGAAGGTGGAGGAATTCGGACGCGAACTGTTCGGCATCTATCTGGCCCGCGACAATTCGTCTGTCGTGAACTGGGACATCGAAGGGAACCGGGGCGGCATGATTTCCGTGGGCATCGGCGGCCCGATCACCGGGCAAGGGGCCGATCTGCTGCTGATTGACGACCCCATCAAGAACCGGAAGGAAGCCGACAGCAAAACCTACCGGGACATGGTCTGGAACGAATACCGGAACACTCTGTATACACGCCTGCACCCCGGTGGTCGCATCATCATCATTCTGACACGGTGGCACGAGGATGATCTGGCGGGTCGTCTTTTGAATCCGGAACTTGGGTATGTGACGGCAGAAGAAGCGGCACAATGGACGGTTCTTTCTCTCCCGGCTGAAGCGGAAGAATACGACCCGCTGGGCCGGAATCCCGGTGATCCTCTCTGGCCTGAACATGGATTCGACAAGGCATGGCTTGAGGCGACAAAGCGGGCGGTTGGCTCCCAAGCGTGGGCGGCTCTCTATCAGCAACGTCCTTCGCCGCAGGAGGGCAGCCTGTTTAAACGGCATTGGTGGCGGTTCTATACAGAATTGCCAAACCGGTTTGATGAGATGTTGCAATCATGGGACTGCACGTTCAAAGATGGTGATTCCAGTGACTATGTGGTGGGTCAAGTATGGGGCCGCGTTGGCGGCGATTTTTATTTGCTGGACCAAGTCCGGGACCGCATGGATCTACCGGCTACTATGCGGGCGATCGAAACGCTGGCCGCCAAGTGGCCCAATGCCTATGCCAAGCTCATCGAGGACAAGGCGAACGGCCCGGCGGTCATTCAAATGCTGCAACACAAGATTCCGGGGTTGCTGGCCGTGAATCCGGAAGGCGGAAAGGTCGTCCGGGCGGCTGCCGTGTCGCCGGTCGTGGAGGCCGGGAACGTGTATTTGCCGCCCCCGGGTATCACGCCGTGGATCCACGATTTCATGGAGGAGTGTGCGGTGTTTCCCAACGGCGCGTACGACGATCAGGTCGATGCGATGACGCAAGCGCTTATTCGGATGATGAACCGCAGGGTGCAGATTTTTGTGTAGAAGGTGGTTTCGGTGGTCTTGCAGGCCATTCTCTTGTTCGGTGTTGGCTTTGCGTTATGGCGGGCGGCTGGATTCCTTATCAATCTCGAATGGAACCGGTGCTTTTTCTATCTGGGGATTGCATGCATTTGTCTTGGCGCTTATCTTCTTGCGCTATGCAGTTAGGTGGTGAGTGAAGTGGCCATTGATAAAGCGTTGCGTGATGTGGCTCGAAAGGATTCAAGGGCCTATGGATTGGTCCCTGTGTGGCAGCAGGGCGTTCCCCGATACCCGAATTTTAGCGTTGATCAGCTTACCGATGAGGGGTACAGGAAGAATTCGATTGTGTCGGCCTGCATCTCGATGATCGCGACTTCGGCTCCCGAGGCGGTGTTGCGCGTTTACAAGCCGACCCGAAGGGGGAAAGTGGAGGTCCCCAATCATTGGCTGATCCGCCTTTTACAACGGCCGAATCCCCATCTTTCGGCCTATGAACTGTGGGAATGGACGCATACGTTCTTGAATACCTCGGGAAATTGCTATTGGGAGTTGGTTCGGGCGGGCGACAATCCGAACGGTCCGGTGGTGGAGGTGTATCCTCTCAGGCCGGATCGGATGAAGATCATACCGGACGCAAAGGAATTTATCGCCGGGTATGAGTATGTGGTCAACGGCCAGAGCATTTTCTTCGAGTCGTGGGAGGTCATTCATTTCAAATTCCCGGATCCGCTGGACGATTACTACGGACTTTCGCCCATTAAGCGGGTCGCTCGGGAATTGGGAATCGATAACGAAGCGACCGATTTCACGGCCACTTTTTTTGAGAACGCCGCCGTTCCGTTTGGTCTGTTGACGACCGACCAGCCGCTGCAGGACGATGAAGCCGATCGGATTGCGACCCGCTGGTGGCAACGCTTCCGTGGGAAGCGAAAGCACAAGCCAGCCGTATTGGGAAAGGGAACGACCTATCAGCAGTTGGGGCTTAATTTCCGCGATATGGAGTTTGAAGCTCTCCGGTCCTTCACGGAAACGCGGCTGTGTGCGGCGTTTGGCGTGGACCCGGTCTTGCTGCCGTCATGGGTTGGGATTCGTCACGGCGGTAAATACTCGAACTACTCGGAAGCGAAGCGCCATCTTTGGGACGAAACCATCATTCCGGCGCTTCGGAGGATTGAATCAAAAATTACCTCTCAGTTGCTCGCTAACGAGGGCTTGATCGCCCGGTTCGATCTGTCTGGCGTGCATGCATTGCAGGAGGACGTGAATGAGAAATACAACCGGGTGATCGCTGCCTATAATGGAGGTCTGATTCGTCTCAATGAGGGCCGGACGGAGATCGGGTTCGACCCCGTAGAGGGTGGCGACAGGTTCGTTTTTGAGATGCAAAGAAGCGCATCACCGGCTCCCGATCCGGCGGACGATAGCGGCGACAACGCGGCTGAAACGGATAATGCCGTGAATGGCTATCCGGACGACCAGGGAGACAACGGGCAGAAGGATTTGTTTCTGAAAACCTTGGCCGCAGATAAGGAGCAATTTGCCGACCGGATTCTCCGCCTGCAGGATCAGGTGATCCCGAAGTTCACGAGGGATTTGCAAGCGTATTTTAAGCGCCAAAAACAGAATGTGCTGTCTATTCTGGACGGGAGTAAAACGATCGACCCGGCGGAATACCAGCGGATCAACCGGGAGATTCTCGGGTTGGCGAATGATTGGTACGACGATCTCGCGGCGCTGACGCTGGAGCAGATCATGAAGATTCTGGTTGCAGGCGGTTCGATTGCCGCCGAACTGGTTGGCCGGGAATTTGACGGGACCAGCCCGGAAGTGGTCGCTTTTTTGGAGAGCTACGTTCCTAAGTTTACGCAAAACGTCAACGCCATCACTCAGGAAGATCTGCAGGCTGTGATGATCAAGGCCCAGCTTGCCGGGTGGGGAATCGCCCGGCTCAAGGATGAAATCCGGACGCTGTTCAACAGCTACACCGATTACCGGGCCGAGATGATCGCCCGATCTGAGTCGGTCCGTTCTTCCAATGCGGGTGCTCACGCGGCGTTCAAGGCAGCCGATGTCACGCGGGTGGAATGGCTTGCGACCGAAGACGACCGCACTTGTCCGTTCTGCATGGAAATGGACGGAAAAGTGGTCGGCATCGACCAGGTTTTCTTCAAGGTTGGGGACAAGCTGACCGTCAAAGACGAAAATGGGCAGCAACAAAGCCTGAAAATCACCTATGAGGACGTGAAATACCCGCCGTTGCATCCGAATTGCCGTTGCACAATACTTCCGGTGGTCGAGTAGATCCTTACGGTCCGTCAAGCTGGGGAGCGTGGCGGTTGTATGGTCCAAAGACCAGCCGTAGGGAAAAACGGGAGGAAAGGAGGGCGCGAATGGAGGAAAAGGTCTATTTGGATTACTCGGTGGAATTCAAGGCATCCAAGGACGAGAAGGGTGTCATCGAGGGGTACGCATCGACCTTCGGAAACGTGGATCGCCAGCTCGACATCGTCATGGCGGGGGCATTCGCCGGTGGCCGGACGAAGGTTCCCATCTTCGGCATGCACAATCCCCGAGAAGGCATCGGTGTGGGCCGCGTGAAGGAGGACGAAAAGGGCCTGTTTATCACCATCAAGCTTGCGGTCGATAACGAGGACTCGGAAATCCTTAGGGAACGTGCCAAGGAATACTACGCGATGGCGAAAGAGGGGATCATCGAGCGCATGTCGATCGGGTTCCGGACGCTGGATGCCGAGTATCAGCCGAAGAAAATCGGCGGGCAGGAGAAAATCGTCCGGCTGATCAAGAAGGCCGACC from Effusibacillus pohliae DSM 22757 carries:
- a CDS encoding phage portal protein: MAIDKALRDVARKDSRAYGLVPVWQQGVPRYPNFSVDQLTDEGYRKNSIVSACISMIATSAPEAVLRVYKPTRRGKVEVPNHWLIRLLQRPNPHLSAYELWEWTHTFLNTSGNCYWELVRAGDNPNGPVVEVYPLRPDRMKIIPDAKEFIAGYEYVVNGQSIFFESWEVIHFKFPDPLDDYYGLSPIKRVARELGIDNEATDFTATFFENAAVPFGLLTTDQPLQDDEADRIATRWWQRFRGKRKHKPAVLGKGTTYQQLGLNFRDMEFEALRSFTETRLCAAFGVDPVLLPSWVGIRHGGKYSNYSEAKRHLWDETIIPALRRIESKITSQLLANEGLIARFDLSGVHALQEDVNEKYNRVIAAYNGGLIRLNEGRTEIGFDPVEGGDRFVFEMQRSASPAPDPADDSGDNAAETDNAVNGYPDDQGDNGQKDLFLKTLAADKEQFADRILRLQDQVIPKFTRDLQAYFKRQKQNVLSILDGSKTIDPAEYQRINREILGLANDWYDDLAALTLEQIMKILVAGGSIAAELVGREFDGTSPEVVAFLESYVPKFTQNVNAITQEDLQAVMIKAQLAGWGIARLKDEIRTLFNSYTDYRAEMIARSESVRSSNAGAHAAFKAADVTRVEWLATEDDRTCPFCMEMDGKVVGIDQVFFKVGDKLTVKDENGQQQSLKITYEDVKYPPLHPNCRCTILPVVE
- the terL gene encoding phage terminase large subunit; amino-acid sequence: MSSSFGVDKLLSPELIREIARTDYSFYAEYVHRGVYRPARHHRLICSYLEAVERGDITRLMIFMPPRHGKSMTVSETFPSFFIGKKPHRRVIEVSYGQDLARKFGRANRQKVEEFGRELFGIYLARDNSSVVNWDIEGNRGGMISVGIGGPITGQGADLLLIDDPIKNRKEADSKTYRDMVWNEYRNTLYTRLHPGGRIIIILTRWHEDDLAGRLLNPELGYVTAEEAAQWTVLSLPAEAEEYDPLGRNPGDPLWPEHGFDKAWLEATKRAVGSQAWAALYQQRPSPQEGSLFKRHWWRFYTELPNRFDEMLQSWDCTFKDGDSSDYVVGQVWGRVGGDFYLLDQVRDRMDLPATMRAIETLAAKWPNAYAKLIEDKANGPAVIQMLQHKIPGLLAVNPEGGKVVRAAAVSPVVEAGNVYLPPPGITPWIHDFMEECAVFPNGAYDDQVDAMTQALIRMMNRRVQIFV
- a CDS encoding type II toxin-antitoxin system HicB family antitoxin is translated as MPYKNHFIYPVVVEKAEDGGIGMYFPDFPGTAILAKDLIDGIKRAKEMLADLILEQEEQGIELPDPSTPDQIELLDPSDRIVMIEVYMPPYRDEDANRAVTKNCTLPKWLRDAAEEAGINFSQVLQYALKEQLGLIDKRS
- a CDS encoding site-specific DNA-methyltransferase produces the protein MEIKKMHIDKLVPAPYNPRLDLRPGDPEYEKLRRSIEEFGMVEPIVWNQRTGNVVGGHQRLKVLRELGIEEIEVSVVDLDEDREKALNIALNKIEGDWDNFKLKELLEELDHGGIDIELTGFDLEEIEQLITQFHVEEEIRDDNFDPDEAVEEIEEPISQPGDIWRLGAHYVLCGDSTKREDILRLMNGKKAHMVFTDPPYNVNYEGTNGKKIKNDNMGDREFYEFLLAAFRNAYEVTVEGGAIYIAHADSEGINFRTAMVDAGWLLKQCLIWVKNTIVMGRQDYHWKHEPILYGWKPGGSHKWYGGRKQSTVIEYPVGLTISKQGKDHLLTITSGTNSVVLKVPDFEIVYQGTDESSTIWRFEKPAKNADHPTMKPIPLVAKAIQNSSKPGEIVLDMFLGSGSTLIAAEQAGRICFGVEFDPVYCDVIVKRWEAFTGQKAVRLDG
- a CDS encoding HK97 family phage prohead protease, which produces MEEKVYLDYSVEFKASKDEKGVIEGYASTFGNVDRQLDIVMAGAFAGGRTKVPIFGMHNPREGIGVGRVKEDEKGLFITIKLAVDNEDSEILRERAKEYYAMAKEGIIERMSIGFRTLDAEYQPKKIGGQEKIVRLIKKADLLEVSLVPIPANDLARITGVKSYTEDKLKAAVEAATKSLEERIRDLESKLEALKQPMAHHVHTGSPDISAIVAKRLGLF
- a CDS encoding type II toxin-antitoxin system HicA family toxin, with the translated sequence MTRIIYACYNHIRKGVPGLGKQVTVREVLKKLKEEGFIKSPTHKGRGSHQRYIHKDDPTRFADISFHSSGQVIPKGTLKSIERTSGVKF